Proteins encoded by one window of Rhodamnia argentea isolate NSW1041297 chromosome 6, ASM2092103v1, whole genome shotgun sequence:
- the LOC115751269 gene encoding cyclin-H1-1-like, whose product MADFQTSTHRAKWIFAPHDLAEKYRAANQRAIQTLEKYGATRMEVDVDGSLLYREAQVNSNDKHSRPKSLNIEEEQFLRMFYENKLREVCGAFYFPHKVQATALIYFKRFYLQWSVMEHHPKDIILTCIYAACKIEENHVSAEELGKGISQDHQVILNNEMLVLQSLEFDLIVYAPYRSIEGFTDDVGDFCHAEDDQFQLLKETAKEEVDKIMLTDAPLLFPPGQLALAALRRANEVHSVFDYERYLENMLVCQNSIHCSTELIEHLNVIDSSVRTYKFPSEKDMKHINRKLRSCWGLSSHDDSKKREKKSKHKSKQSAD is encoded by the exons ATGGCGGATTTCCAGACCTCGACTCACCGAGCCAAGTGGATATTCGCTCCTCATGATCTG GCTGAAAAGTACAGGGCTGCTAATCAGAGAGCGATACAAACTCTCGAGAAG TATGGAGCAACACGCATGGAAGTAGATGTTGATGGATCGTTGCTATACCGTGAGGCTCAAGTTAATTCGAATG ACAAGCATTCCCGTCCAAAATCACTTAATATTGAGGAAGAACAGTTTTTGAGGATGTTCTATGAAAATAAACTTCGAGAAGTTTGTGGAGCCTTTTACTTTCCGCATAAAGTTCAG GCAACAGCTCTCATATACTTCAAAAGGTTCTATCTACAGTGGTCGGTCATGGAACATCACCCAAAGGACATAAT CTTAACCTGCATATATGCAGCAtgtaaaatagaagaaaatcatGTATCCGCGGAGGAGCTTGGTAAGGGAATCTCACAGGATCATCAAGTCATTCTCAATAACGAGATGCTAGTTCTTCAG AGTTTAGAGTTTGATCTTATTGTATATGCACCATATCGCTCAATCGAAGGTTTTACAGATGATGttggg GATTTCTGCCATGCAGAGGATGACCAGTTTCAATTGCTAAAG GAAACTGCAAAAGAGGAAGTAGATAAAATTATGCTTACTGATGCACCACTTCTCTTTCCTCCTGGACAG CTGGCATTGGCGGCTTTGCGTCGTGCTAATGAGGTGCATAGTGTTTTCGACTATGAGAG ATACCTAGAGAACATGCTCGTGTGCCAAAATTCCATCCACTGCAGCACAGAGCTCATTGAACATCTGAATGTCATAGATTCCTCG GTTAGGACATATAAATTCCCTTCCGAGAAGGATATGAAACACATTAATAGGAAGCTGAGATCTTGTTGGGGCCTTAGTTCACATGATGA TAGTAAGAAACGAGAGAAGAAATCAAAGCACAAATCCAAGCAGAGTGCAGATTAG